The proteins below come from a single Sorghum bicolor cultivar BTx623 chromosome 4, Sorghum_bicolor_NCBIv3, whole genome shotgun sequence genomic window:
- the LOC110435145 gene encoding cryptochrome-1-like isoform X2 codes for MSASQSSMSGAAGEPGMRTVVWFRRDLRVEDNPALAAAARTAGEVVPAYVWAPEEDGPYYPGRVSRWWLSQSLKHLDASLRRLGAGRLVTRRSNDAVVALLDLVRSTGATHLFFNHLYDPLSLVRDHRVKEQLTAEGITVQSFNADLLYEPWEVLDDDGCPFTMFAPFWNRCLCMPDPAAPLLPPKRINSGDLSRCPWDELIFEDESERGSNALLARAWSPGWQNADKALTAFLNGPLMDYSVNRKKADSASTSLLSPYLHFGELSVRKVFHQVRMKQLMWSNDGNHAGEESCTLFLRSIGLREYSRYLTFNHPCSHEKPLLSHLRFFPWVVNEVYFKVWRQGRTGYPLVDAGMRELWATGWVHDRIRVVVSSFFVKVLQLPWRWGMKYFWDTLLDADLESDALGWQYISGSLPDGRELDRIDNPQFEGYKFDPHGEYVRRWLPELARLPTEWIHHPWDAPESVLQAAGVELGSNYPRPIVELDAANSRLQDALSEMWELEAASRAAMENGMEEGLGDSTDEPLIDFPQELRMEVDRQPAQPAIHTPAVAGRRREDQMVPSMTSSFIRAETELTADFGNTSEDSRPEVPSNIHLQARAEREETVDGGTGNTVRMNGNHQQQNLQNNMHRVLGIAPSVSEASSSWTGREGGVVPVWSPPAASGHSDPYAADEADISSRSYLDRHPQSHTMMNWSQLSQSL; via the exons ATGTCAGCATCGCAGTCCTCGATGAGCGGCGCCGCCGGGGAGCCGGGGATGCGGACGGTGGTCTGGTTCAGGCGAGACCTGCGCGTGGAGGACAACCCGGCGCTGGCGGCAGCCGCTCGGACGGCCGGAGAGGTCGTGCCGGCGTACGTGTGGGCGCCCGAGGAGGACGGGCCCTACTACCCCGGCAGGGTGTCCCGGTGGTGGCTCAGCCAAAGCCTCAAGCACCTGGACGCCTCGCTCCGCCGGCTCGGCGCCGGCCGCCTCGTCACCCGCCGCTCCAACGACGCTGTCGTCGCGCTGCTCGACCTCGTCCGCAGCACCGGCGCCACCCACCTCTTTTTCAACCACCTCTACG ACCCGCTGTCGCTGGTCCGGGACCACCGCGTGAAGGAGCAGCTGACGGCCGAGGGCATCACTGTGCAGTCCTTCAACGCGGATCTGCTGTACGAGCCGTGGGAGGTCCTCGACGACGACGGCTGCCCCTTCACCATGTTCGCGCCATTCTGGAACAGGTGCCTGTGCATGCCGGACCCCGCCGCACCACTGCTGCCGCCCAAGAGGATCAATTCAG GTGACCTGTCGAGGTGTCCGTGGGACGAGCTGATCTTTGAAGACGAGTCCGAGAGGGGCAGCAACGCGCTGCTTGCGCGGGCGTGGTCACCAGGGTGGCAGAATGCTGACAAGGCACTGACGGCCTTCCTCAATGGTCCGCTGATGGACTACTCCGTGAACCGCAAGAAGGCCGACAGTGCCAGCACGTCCCTGTTGTCTCCGTACCTGCACTTCGGCGAGCTCAGCGTCCGCAAGGTCTTCCACCAGGTCCGGATGAAGCAGCTGATGTGGAGCAACGACGGTAACCACGCTGGCGAGGAGAGCTGCACCCTGTTCCTGCGCTCCATCGGCCTGCGGGAGTACTCGAGGTACCTCACCTTCAACCACCCCTGCAGCCACGAGAAGCCCCTTCTGTCGCACCTCAGGTTCTTCCCCTGGGTCGTCAATGAGGTGTACTTCAAGGTTTGGAGACAAGGGAGGACTGGCTACCCTCTCGTCGACGCTGGCATGAGGGAGCTCTGGGCCACCGGGTGGGTCCATGACCGGATACGTGTCGTCGTCTCTAGCTTCTTTGTCAAGGTACTCCAGCTGCCATGGCGCTGGGGGATGAAGTACTTCTGGGACACCTTGCTGGATGCTGACCTTGAGAGTGATGCACTAGGCTGGCAGTACATTTCTGGGTCTCTCCCTGATGGCCGTGAGCTTGACCGCATCGACAACCCTCAG TTTGAAGGGTACAAGTTTGATCCGCACGGGGAGTACGTACGGCGATGGCTACCGGAGTTGGCGAGGCTGCCAACAGAATGGATACACCACCCCTGGGATGCACCTGAGTCTGTGCTTCAGGCTGCAGGAGTTGAGCTAGGCTCCAACTATCCACGCCCCATTGTTGAGTTAGATGCTGCCAATTCCAGGTTGCAGGATGCCCTGTCAGAGATGTGGGAGCTTGAGGCAGCCTCTCGTGCTGCGATGGAGAATGGAATGGAAGAAGGCCTTGGCGATTCCACAGATGAGCCGCTGATCGACTTCCCTCAGGAATTACGGATGGAAGTGGACCGACAACCGGCTCAACCTGCTATCCACACACCGGCAGTGGCTGGTCGGAGACGAGAAGATCAGATGGTGCCTAGCATGACTTCCTCATTCATTAGAGCTGAAACCGAACTCACTGCAGATTTTGGCAACACCAGTGAGGACAGTAGGCCAGAAGTCCCGTCAAACATTCATTTGCAGGCTCGGGCGGAGAGGGAAGAAACAGTTGACGGTGGCACTGGCAATACTGTCAGGATGAATGGCAACCATCAGCAGCAGAATCTTCAGAACAACATGCACCGTGTGCTAGGTATTGCTCCATCAGTTTCAGAGGCATCGAGCAGCTGGACGGGCAGGGAAGGTGGAGTGGTACCGGTCTGGTCACCTCCGGCAGCTTCGGGACATTCTGATCCTTATGCTGCCGATGAGGCTGACATTTCCAGTAGGAGTTATTTGGACAGGCATCCACAATCACATACGATGATGAACTGGAGTCAACTCTCTCAGTCATTGTGA
- the LOC110435145 gene encoding cryptochrome-1-like isoform X1: MSASQSSMSGAAGEPGMRTVVWFRRDLRVEDNPALAAAARTAGEVVPAYVWAPEEDGPYYPGRVSRWWLSQSLKHLDASLRRLGAGRLVTRRSNDAVVALLDLVRSTGATHLFFNHLYDPLSLVRDHRVKEQLTAEGITVQSFNADLLYEPWEVLDDDGCPFTMFAPFWNRCLCMPDPAAPLLPPKRINSGDLSRCPWDELIFEDESERGSNALLARAWSPGWQNADKALTAFLNGPLMDYSVNRKKADSASTSLLSPYLHFGELSVRKVFHQVRMKQLMWSNDGNHAGEESCTLFLRSIGLREYSRYLTFNHPCSHEKPLLSHLRFFPWVVNEVYFKVWRQGRTGYPLVDAGMRELWATGWVHDRIRVVVSSFFVKVLQLPWRWGMKYFWDTLLDADLESDALGWQYISGSLPDGRELDRIDNPQFEGYKFDPHGEYVRRWLPELARLPTEWIHHPWDAPESVLQAAGVELGSNYPRPIVELDAANSRLQDALSEMWELEAASRAAMENGMEEGLGDSTDEPLIDFPQELRMEVDRQPAQPAIHTPAVAGRRREDQMVPSMTSSFIRAETELTADFGNTSEDSRPEVPSNIHLQARAEREETVDGGTGNTVRMNGNHQQQNLQNNMHRVLGIAPSVSEASSSWTGREGGVVPVWSPPAASGHSDPYAADEADISSRSYLDRHPQSHTMMNWSQLSQSLTTGWEVDN, from the exons ATGTCAGCATCGCAGTCCTCGATGAGCGGCGCCGCCGGGGAGCCGGGGATGCGGACGGTGGTCTGGTTCAGGCGAGACCTGCGCGTGGAGGACAACCCGGCGCTGGCGGCAGCCGCTCGGACGGCCGGAGAGGTCGTGCCGGCGTACGTGTGGGCGCCCGAGGAGGACGGGCCCTACTACCCCGGCAGGGTGTCCCGGTGGTGGCTCAGCCAAAGCCTCAAGCACCTGGACGCCTCGCTCCGCCGGCTCGGCGCCGGCCGCCTCGTCACCCGCCGCTCCAACGACGCTGTCGTCGCGCTGCTCGACCTCGTCCGCAGCACCGGCGCCACCCACCTCTTTTTCAACCACCTCTACG ACCCGCTGTCGCTGGTCCGGGACCACCGCGTGAAGGAGCAGCTGACGGCCGAGGGCATCACTGTGCAGTCCTTCAACGCGGATCTGCTGTACGAGCCGTGGGAGGTCCTCGACGACGACGGCTGCCCCTTCACCATGTTCGCGCCATTCTGGAACAGGTGCCTGTGCATGCCGGACCCCGCCGCACCACTGCTGCCGCCCAAGAGGATCAATTCAG GTGACCTGTCGAGGTGTCCGTGGGACGAGCTGATCTTTGAAGACGAGTCCGAGAGGGGCAGCAACGCGCTGCTTGCGCGGGCGTGGTCACCAGGGTGGCAGAATGCTGACAAGGCACTGACGGCCTTCCTCAATGGTCCGCTGATGGACTACTCCGTGAACCGCAAGAAGGCCGACAGTGCCAGCACGTCCCTGTTGTCTCCGTACCTGCACTTCGGCGAGCTCAGCGTCCGCAAGGTCTTCCACCAGGTCCGGATGAAGCAGCTGATGTGGAGCAACGACGGTAACCACGCTGGCGAGGAGAGCTGCACCCTGTTCCTGCGCTCCATCGGCCTGCGGGAGTACTCGAGGTACCTCACCTTCAACCACCCCTGCAGCCACGAGAAGCCCCTTCTGTCGCACCTCAGGTTCTTCCCCTGGGTCGTCAATGAGGTGTACTTCAAGGTTTGGAGACAAGGGAGGACTGGCTACCCTCTCGTCGACGCTGGCATGAGGGAGCTCTGGGCCACCGGGTGGGTCCATGACCGGATACGTGTCGTCGTCTCTAGCTTCTTTGTCAAGGTACTCCAGCTGCCATGGCGCTGGGGGATGAAGTACTTCTGGGACACCTTGCTGGATGCTGACCTTGAGAGTGATGCACTAGGCTGGCAGTACATTTCTGGGTCTCTCCCTGATGGCCGTGAGCTTGACCGCATCGACAACCCTCAG TTTGAAGGGTACAAGTTTGATCCGCACGGGGAGTACGTACGGCGATGGCTACCGGAGTTGGCGAGGCTGCCAACAGAATGGATACACCACCCCTGGGATGCACCTGAGTCTGTGCTTCAGGCTGCAGGAGTTGAGCTAGGCTCCAACTATCCACGCCCCATTGTTGAGTTAGATGCTGCCAATTCCAGGTTGCAGGATGCCCTGTCAGAGATGTGGGAGCTTGAGGCAGCCTCTCGTGCTGCGATGGAGAATGGAATGGAAGAAGGCCTTGGCGATTCCACAGATGAGCCGCTGATCGACTTCCCTCAGGAATTACGGATGGAAGTGGACCGACAACCGGCTCAACCTGCTATCCACACACCGGCAGTGGCTGGTCGGAGACGAGAAGATCAGATGGTGCCTAGCATGACTTCCTCATTCATTAGAGCTGAAACCGAACTCACTGCAGATTTTGGCAACACCAGTGAGGACAGTAGGCCAGAAGTCCCGTCAAACATTCATTTGCAGGCTCGGGCGGAGAGGGAAGAAACAGTTGACGGTGGCACTGGCAATACTGTCAGGATGAATGGCAACCATCAGCAGCAGAATCTTCAGAACAACATGCACCGTGTGCTAGGTATTGCTCCATCAGTTTCAGAGGCATCGAGCAGCTGGACGGGCAGGGAAGGTGGAGTGGTACCGGTCTGGTCACCTCCGGCAGCTTCGGGACATTCTGATCCTTATGCTGCCGATGAGGCTGACATTTCCAGTAGGAGTTATTTGGACAGGCATCCACAATCACATACGATGATGAACTGGAGTCAACTCTCTCAGTCATT GACAACAGGGTGGGAAGTGGATAATTAG
- the LOC110435146 gene encoding uncharacterized protein LOC110435146 — translation MEESSGEIPLLRAKEVHRSSIRSRRSSTSSNSPSRTSPDGSRRWKTASRHRTLSKAPSKASCYTRWSGSHVASPESRAIRSLLEGLLGTVVVHNRLSGEIISFEEEKPLAMMAAYVRLIAVEAQPLTTTLKHLGQFQAVKRLLGCQRRSLRQGTQRRHGCGQVRSTRLCIRCR, via the exons ATGGAGGAGAGCAGTGGAGAAATTCCTCTGTTGCGTGCCAAAGAGGTGCACAGATCGTCAATTCGATCGAGACGCTCCTCGACTTCGAGCAACTCACCGTCAAGGACGTCACCAGATGGCTCAAGGCGGTGGAAGACCGCAAGCAGGCACCGGACCCTAAGCAAGGCGCCGTCGAAGGCAAGCT GCTATACACGATGGAGCGGCTCCCATGTAGCATCACCAGAAAGTAGGGCCATCCGGAGCCTCCTGGAGGGCCTCCTTGGCACCGTCGTTGTCCACAACCGCCTCAGCGGGGAAATCATCAGCTTCGAGGAAGAAAAGCCGCTGGCAATGATGGCCGCGTACGTACGGCTCATCGCAGTTGAAGCACAGCCCCTGACGACGACGCTCAAGCATCTCGGTCAGTTTCAAGCGGTGAAACGGCTGCTGGGGTGCCAGCGCCGGAGCTTGCGGCAGGGCACGCAGCGTAGGCATGGCTGCGGCCAGGTCAGGAGCACACGCCTATGCATCCGGTGCAGGTAG